The proteins below come from a single Halothiobacillus neapolitanus c2 genomic window:
- the nuoB gene encoding NADH-quinone oxidoreductase subunit NuoB → MPLWTWFGLKKGRATTGWPESAGSDGQEGVLGLPKLNADQCSEGAQGCTKCVTSCPSEAITLNVTEDQEPHIDLDYARCVGCQLCTETCPSGAFSPSNDWAFAVRDRADLSRLARPATPDKKLEEKWQKSLAGFGRSLHIRHVDAGSCNGCESEISALLNPFYNLHRLGVFFTPSPRFADLLLVTGPVTEVMREPLLRTFEAMPEPRWVMALGTCATGGGTNGGGYACHQGLDGILPVDIWLPGCPPNPAAIIEALLVLLDRRPQQVHGGRHDA, encoded by the coding sequence ATGCCCTTGTGGACTTGGTTTGGTTTGAAAAAAGGCCGTGCAACCACCGGTTGGCCCGAATCCGCCGGTTCGGATGGCCAAGAGGGCGTGCTCGGCTTGCCCAAATTAAATGCTGATCAGTGCAGCGAAGGCGCCCAAGGCTGCACGAAGTGCGTGACCAGTTGCCCGTCTGAGGCGATTACCTTGAATGTTACCGAGGATCAAGAGCCACACATCGATTTGGATTATGCCCGCTGCGTCGGTTGTCAACTGTGTACCGAAACTTGCCCGAGCGGTGCATTCAGCCCGTCTAACGATTGGGCGTTCGCGGTGCGTGATCGCGCCGATTTGTCGCGCTTGGCTCGGCCTGCGACGCCTGATAAAAAACTCGAAGAAAAATGGCAAAAATCATTGGCCGGTTTTGGCCGTAGTTTGCATATCCGTCATGTGGATGCCGGTTCCTGCAATGGCTGCGAGAGTGAGATTTCGGCCTTGCTGAACCCGTTTTACAATCTGCATCGTTTGGGGGTTTTCTTCACACCATCGCCGCGTTTTGCCGACTTGTTGCTCGTCACCGGCCCGGTTACCGAAGTGATGCGTGAGCCGTTGCTGCGCACCTTTGAAGCCATGCCCGAACCGCGTTGGGTAATGGCGCTCGGCACCTGCGCGACGGGTGGCGGCACGAACGGCGGCGGTTACGCCTGCCATCAGGGTCTGGACGGCATTTTGCCAGTAGATATCTGGCTGCCGGGTTGCCCGCCGAATCCAGCGGCAATTATCGAAGCGCTGTTGGTTTTGCTTGATCGCCGACCTCAGCAAGTTCATGGAGGCCGCCATGACGCCTGA
- a CDS encoding NADH-quinone oxidoreductase subunit D, with protein MPHPESSTERPIELLFETQTLRPDKLLEAAQSLLDDLGDTPSAHGRIQCAYALRDAEGKFSVRYIISQGANQPWGIWSVDASSGTLPSLANVLPLLGWYEREIQDLYGITFTDHPEPYPLILHEGFIPAKPPLQTGFDPKAEPIRGQAEPFAEANMVGDDIQRLPFGPIRADVVESAQFVFHYIGEGILHYHPRLFYKHRAMEARFEGVPISAACVLAERVSGVDSVAHVLAFSQAMEAALGWQAPLRAQAWRVVLAELERLYNHLQFFGHLAKTTTLKVAEAEGIWLEEQVKQINGRLTGSRFLRGVIVPGGLRRDLDATALIADLNALQPQIEDYLDTLANTRSYLDRLLTTGVLPRQVAFDQGATGPIERASDLDRDLRRDHGYALYPELQFAVPTATEGDADARARVRDQEIRQSLHLIRQALNKLEPGPICRTESTIDPPMEGMGLGWAEAVRGGLIYAVHWDAKTERLTRVKIKEPSFSNWRVFPFTVNDSNMMDYAINEASFGLSVAGADR; from the coding sequence ATGCCGCATCCTGAATCGTCCACTGAACGGCCCATTGAACTACTTTTCGAAACGCAAACCTTAAGGCCCGATAAATTGCTTGAGGCCGCGCAAAGCCTGCTCGATGACCTTGGCGACACACCCAGTGCCCACGGACGAATACAATGCGCCTACGCCCTGCGGGATGCCGAGGGCAAGTTTTCGGTGCGTTACATCATCAGCCAAGGCGCCAATCAACCTTGGGGGATCTGGTCGGTCGATGCCTCATCGGGAACATTGCCCAGTTTGGCTAATGTGCTCCCCTTGCTCGGCTGGTATGAGCGCGAAATCCAGGATTTATACGGCATCACATTCACGGATCATCCCGAGCCGTATCCGTTGATCCTGCACGAAGGGTTTATTCCGGCCAAACCGCCGTTGCAAACGGGTTTTGATCCGAAGGCAGAGCCCATTCGCGGTCAGGCGGAGCCATTCGCCGAAGCGAATATGGTCGGTGACGATATTCAGCGTTTACCCTTCGGGCCAATCCGGGCGGATGTGGTGGAATCGGCCCAATTCGTTTTTCATTACATCGGTGAGGGCATCCTGCATTATCACCCGCGTTTGTTCTACAAACACCGCGCGATGGAAGCGCGTTTTGAAGGTGTGCCGATCAGTGCAGCCTGTGTGCTGGCCGAGCGCGTTTCGGGCGTGGATTCGGTCGCCCATGTGCTGGCCTTCTCGCAGGCGATGGAGGCGGCTTTAGGCTGGCAGGCACCGCTGCGGGCGCAAGCTTGGCGTGTGGTTTTAGCCGAATTGGAGCGGCTGTACAACCATTTGCAATTTTTCGGCCATCTGGCGAAAACCACCACACTTAAAGTCGCCGAAGCCGAAGGCATCTGGCTAGAAGAGCAGGTCAAGCAGATCAATGGACGTTTGACGGGCAGCCGATTCTTGCGCGGCGTGATCGTGCCCGGCGGATTGCGGCGCGATCTTGATGCCACCGCATTGATCGCTGATCTGAATGCGCTGCAACCGCAGATTGAGGACTATCTCGATACCCTCGCCAATACACGCAGTTATCTTGACCGCTTGCTCACCACCGGCGTATTACCGCGTCAGGTGGCCTTCGATCAGGGCGCAACGGGGCCGATCGAACGCGCCAGCGATCTCGACCGCGATTTGCGTCGCGACCACGGCTACGCGCTGTATCCCGAGCTTCAATTTGCCGTGCCCACCGCGACCGAAGGCGATGCCGATGCACGTGCCCGCGTCCGCGATCAAGAGATTCGTCAATCTTTACATCTTATCCGCCAAGCGCTGAACAAACTCGAACCCGGCCCGATTTGCCGCACCGAATCGACCATCGATCCGCCCATGGAAGGCATGGGTTTGGGCTGGGCCGAAGCCGTGCGTGGCGGTTTGATTTATGCCGTGCATTGGGATGCAAAAACCGAGCGGTTGACCCGCGTGAAAATCAAAGAACCCTCGTTTTCCAACTGGCGCGTGTTTCCGTTCACGGTGAACGATAGCAACATGATGGATTACGCAATCAACGAAGCGAGTTTCGGCCTCAGCGTGGCTGGGGCGGATCGCTAA